The sequence below is a genomic window from Methylotuvimicrobium sp. KM2.
GCTGCAATTCCTATCGTCAGCTAGATTTGTTTACAAAGTACTGGGAACAAGGCGCTTCGATCGGTTTGCGTTTGAATCCTAAGCTCTCTTTTTTGGATGATCGGCGCTACGATCCATGTCGGCTTTATTCGAAACTCGGCATCGATTTAAAGGGATTGGATATGAATGCCTTGACCGGTCGGATTAAAGGATTGCATTTCCATAACATCTTTTCGGCATCGGACTTCGAACCGCTGATTCAAACCTTGACGGCGATAAGAAATAGGCTCGGTAACGGTTTTTCCGGATTGGAATGGTTGAATCTCGGTGGAGGTTATTTATACGATCAAATCGGGCAGTTCGATATTTTTATCGATTCGGTCAAGCAATTGCACGAGGATTTCGGACTCGAAGTGTTGATCGAGCCTGGCAAGGCCTTGGTTGGAAGGGCAGGCTATTTGGCGACTTCGGTGGTCGATTGTTTCGTCAGCGACGGCAAATCCATCGCGGTATTGGATACCTCGGTCAATCATCATCCCGAAGTCTTCGAATACCAATGGCATCCGCCGTTGCTCGAACATTGCCCCAATGGGCGGTATTCGGCGATTTTGGCGGGATCCACATGTCTGGCCGGGGATATTTTCGGGGAATATCGTTTCGATCGACCGTTGCAAGAGGGAGATCGATTGGTGTTTTCGGATGCCGGCGCCTATGCCTTGGTCAAAGCGCATCGTTTCAACGGCTATAATCTACCGGATATATACGGCATGACTTCGGGAAATGCATTTTTGCTGAAGCGCCATACCTATCAACATTACTATGATCAGTGGTCGGGACTTGCGCTGGCTTGAACTATGCGCAGTATATCGACAGGAGAAAAATCAGATGAAGGCAGTTTTAATGACCGGAGCCGGCGGCCCCGAGGTGTTGCAATGGGCGGATATCGCGGAGCCCGATATTGTTAAACCGACCGAATTGAAAGTCAGGCTCAAGGCGGCCGGCATCAATCCGATCGATACCAAGGTTAGAAGTAATGGTTTGTTTTATCCGGACGCCTTGCCGGCAGTACTGGGTTGCGACGGCGCAGGGGTGGTTGTCGAAGTGGGCGCCGAGGTACAAGACTTCAAGCCCGGTGATGAAGTTTGGTTTTGCAACGGTGGGTTGGGGCGGGAGCCCGGCAATTATGCCGAATATACCGTGCTCGATAGCCGTTGGGTCGCGCTTAAGCCTAAGTCTTTGTCATTCGTCGAGGCGGCGGCTTTGCCATTGGTGTTGATTACCGCATGGGGCGCGTTGTTCGATCGCGGCGGTTTGCAGGAAGGCCAAATCGTCTTGATTCATGCCGGGGCCGGCGGCGTCGGTCATGTCGCGGTACAATTGGCCAAATTGAAAGGAGCCAGGGTTTTAACGACGGTGAGTTCCGAATCGAAAGCCGATTTTGTCTTAAGCTTGGGCGCGGATCAAGCAATCGATTATCGCCAATGCAACTTCGCCGAAAGAGTCAATGAATTAACCGGCGGGCGAGGTGCCGATGTCGTCTTGGATACGGTAGGGCCCGAAGTATTCAAGAGCAGCATCGAAGCCACTGCGCATTTCGGAAGTTTGGTCACGCTGCTCGATCCCGGAGCCTTGGATTGGTCGGAAGCGCGTATGCGAAATCTCAAAATCGGTTTCGAATTGATGTTGACGCCGATGTTGCGAAATTTGGATTCGGCGCGCGATCAGCACATAGAAATTCTAAATCGTTGTGCCGAATTTATCGAATCCGGTCATTTGCGAGGGCTTGTCTCGCATTGCCTGCCATTGGAACAAGCCGCTGAAGCGCATCGCTTGATCGGAGAAGGGCATACGCAGGGCAAGGTTGTATTGGAAATATAATTTATACCCTTCGCACTTCAAATTTCGGCAGTGCCTTAGGAGGCACCGGGGTGCTCGGCCCCTCACCTAGCGTTAGGTGAGGGGCCAGCATGGAGCTGGCATAGAGACTACAAGGACGTATTCACCCAGCACTTAAATTCCATAGCTCATTGGCTAGGATTAATTGTCCAGGATAATTTAGGTGCTGGGTTCACGGCGTCCTTTGACGGGCACGCCGGTGCCGAATTTTGATCTCCGATAGGTATAACCGGCGTAATGGCGCGTTACCGGTGCGGGTAAAATATGTTGAAAATCTCCTCGAATTGATCATGGACTTTGTCGATGATATTACTTAACTGCTCGTCGGAAATACCGGCTTCCGACAGGTCGGTTTCAGTATCGAAAAAGGCCATTTTAGCGATCCGGTTGGCCGATCTCACAATTGCGGCTGCGGTTTGATAACGACTAGCGCTGTTGGGGTAGGCATGGAGGGCAATCGTTGCACTGATGATTTCGGGTAGCTTCCACAATTTTGCGAGTTCCGCCCCTGTTTCATAATGATCGAAACCAATTAGGTTTCGTTCGGTTTCGATTTCATCGGCATCGGTCGATTCGACTAGTAGCCCGACTTCTCGGGCTAATTCGGGAATGCGGCGATAAAATACCAGTTTGCCGATTTCATGGAGTAAGCCGCAAATAAAAATCGCTTCGTCGTTTTCGTCAGTATCCCAATGGTCTGCTAGTTCTTTAGCCGTTAATGCGCTTCTTAGGCTCATCGCCCAAAAATCATGCATCGAAAGCATGCCGTTCGGCAGCATCGAGAAGCGATCGATGATTAATGTACTCAAGACTAGGTTTTGCAGTTCTTGCGTGCCGATTAGCGTGATGGCGTGGCTGATCGTGACGATGCGGGATGGGAAGCCGAAGAAAGCGCTATTGACCAATTTTAATAATCGTATCGATAAGGCAGGGTCCTTATTGATGATTTCGCCGGCGTCGATGATCGATTTATGCGGATCTTCAAGCGTTTTTTTTAGCTCGAAATAAATCGCCGGCGGCGATGTTAATTGAAGATCGCCTTTCAATAAATCGGCTGCGGTTAAATTGGGCGAGTCGGAATGCGGCATTGGCAAAACGGATTTCTTCATTATACTTGTTAAAATTTTGAAATTTTATAGTGTATTTCAGTCAAGCTTAGGTGAGGCTTGCGATAAATCAAGGGCTTCATCGAGAAATAGTCCGTATAGGAAGCCCGTCAAGCATTTACCACATCAACCAGTGAGCACGATGTTAAATAACTCTCAGCGACAAAGTAAAATCATCATTGCCGGAATAGATCGGAAAACTGTCGCAAAAATTGAAACGATTTTGATAGATAAAGGGTTTTCTAATTTTGCGATTGCCGCTGAATGCGGAGATATTTATCGCATCATTCGGCCCTATGTAGACAACGCCGAAGAGTTAGGCTTGATTATTGTCGATGAAGATTTGCCCGGCGGGCACGTTAGAGATATGTGTCATTCACTTTCGGGTGAACAAGCGGGCGTTTTTTTACCTTTTATAATTCTTAAAAACGAACGCCCAAGTCAAGTGCCCGATGCTTCCGCGTCATCGTCGCTGATCTACGAACTATGTAAGCCGCTTCGTGGGCCTGAGCTTATCATTTTAGTAGAAATGTTATTGCTACTTAAAAGCGAACGTTCTATACGCTACCAACAACAGGAAAGGTTGATCAATGAGTTGGCGACGCGAAAATTGCTCGATGCTAAATTAAAATATTTGGTCGCTCATGACGAATTGACCGGCTTGATGAATAGAACGCAGCTAGAAAACTATATTCGTTTGAGTTTGACGCGGAATCAAAAGCTGCAGCAAAACGGCGCATTGTTGTTGATTGATTTGGATCGGTTCGGTTTGATTAACGATTTGGAAGGCTTCGATATGGCCGATAAATTGATTATCGATGTCGTGGCAACGATTCGAAAGCTGGTGAGGCTCGAGGCTTGGTTTGCCCGCATCGACTCGGACGAGTTTTGCCTGTATTTCGATACTATATCCGGTCTTCAGGCTCGCGAAGTTGCCGAAGATATCCGCAAAGGGCTCAATGAAAGCCGATTTCAAACCGGCAATGTTTGCTACAGTATTACTGCGTCGATCGGCATCGCAACATTGCAATCCGCTAAAGTTATCCAACATCCCGAGGAATTGATATCTAGAGCGCACCAAGCTTGTTCCTTGGCGAAACAAAACGGCCGAAATATGGTCTGGTTTTATAACGAAGAAGATAAAGCCATAAAAGAACGGCATCGCGATGTTT
It includes:
- a CDS encoding carboxynorspermidine decarboxylase, which gives rise to MRWTRLKEQLEETPAFVYDLDAIETTLQTLSNIRDRSGCKVLYSIKSLPFLPILHRMKPYLDGFSVSSLFEARLASEVLAGIGSVHLTTPGIRADEVEELARICSHVSCNSYRQLDLFTKYWEQGASIGLRLNPKLSFLDDRRYDPCRLYSKLGIDLKGLDMNALTGRIKGLHFHNIFSASDFEPLIQTLTAIRNRLGNGFSGLEWLNLGGGYLYDQIGQFDIFIDSVKQLHEDFGLEVLIEPGKALVGRAGYLATSVVDCFVSDGKSIAVLDTSVNHHPEVFEYQWHPPLLEHCPNGRYSAILAGSTCLAGDIFGEYRFDRPLQEGDRLVFSDAGAYALVKAHRFNGYNLPDIYGMTSGNAFLLKRHTYQHYYDQWSGLALA
- a CDS encoding zinc-dependent alcohol dehydrogenase family protein; translation: MKAVLMTGAGGPEVLQWADIAEPDIVKPTELKVRLKAAGINPIDTKVRSNGLFYPDALPAVLGCDGAGVVVEVGAEVQDFKPGDEVWFCNGGLGREPGNYAEYTVLDSRWVALKPKSLSFVEAAALPLVLITAWGALFDRGGLQEGQIVLIHAGAGGVGHVAVQLAKLKGARVLTTVSSESKADFVLSLGADQAIDYRQCNFAERVNELTGGRGADVVLDTVGPEVFKSSIEATAHFGSLVTLLDPGALDWSEARMRNLKIGFELMLTPMLRNLDSARDQHIEILNRCAEFIESGHLRGLVSHCLPLEQAAEAHRLIGEGHTQGKVVLEI
- a CDS encoding HDOD domain-containing protein, giving the protein MKKSVLPMPHSDSPNLTAADLLKGDLQLTSPPAIYFELKKTLEDPHKSIIDAGEIINKDPALSIRLLKLVNSAFFGFPSRIVTISHAITLIGTQELQNLVLSTLIIDRFSMLPNGMLSMHDFWAMSLRSALTAKELADHWDTDENDEAIFICGLLHEIGKLVFYRRIPELAREVGLLVESTDADEIETERNLIGFDHYETGAELAKLWKLPEIISATIALHAYPNSASRYQTAAAIVRSANRIAKMAFFDTETDLSEAGISDEQLSNIIDKVHDQFEEIFNIFYPHR
- a CDS encoding bifunctional diguanylate cyclase/phosphodiesterase translates to MLNNSQRQSKIIIAGIDRKTVAKIETILIDKGFSNFAIAAECGDIYRIIRPYVDNAEELGLIIVDEDLPGGHVRDMCHSLSGEQAGVFLPFIILKNERPSQVPDASASSSLIYELCKPLRGPELIILVEMLLLLKSERSIRYQQQERLINELATRKLLDAKLKYLVAHDELTGLMNRTQLENYIRLSLTRNQKLQQNGALLLIDLDRFGLINDLEGFDMADKLIIDVVATIRKLVRLEAWFARIDSDEFCLYFDTISGLQAREVAEDIRKGLNESRFQTGNVCYSITASIGIATLQSAKVIQHPEELISRAHQACSLAKQNGRNMVWFYNEEDKAIKERHRDVYWVPLIRDALLMRNFFLMFQPVVNLRTGEVSHYEVLIRMRGHENKVISPSEFIPVAERMGLIHSIDLWVVENAIDFLAELPPELSNVSLSINLSGVAFQDDALLPTIKRKLELSWVNAERITFEITETSAVDNFEQTRQMINQIRALGCHFALDDFGAGFCSFNYLKKFPVDFVKIDGQFIRNLVNDDTDQVLVRSMSEIAKQLGKKTIAEFIECPRVIKILIDLGIDYGQGYIFGKPSQLLIEQGYIPLQQLLIEGDKSTRFLYN